In Triticum urartu cultivar G1812 chromosome 6, Tu2.1, whole genome shotgun sequence, the following proteins share a genomic window:
- the LOC125514944 gene encoding subtilisin-like protease SBT1.4: MDLLRPLALAALCVVLLAAVAGAAATATDVEAQSSYIVHVAEAHAPRLPRRGLLTTRGYGSFLRDRIPVEMSSPAPSVLYSYEHAATGFAARLTERQAAQLASSGSVHAVVPDTMQELHTTLTPSFLGLSPSSGLLKASNGATDVVIGVIDTGVYPEGRPSFAADPSLPPPPSKFRGGCVSGPSFNGSALCNNKLVGAKFFQRGQEALRGRALGADSKSPLDSNGHGTHTSSTAGGSAVAGAGFFDYARGKAVGMAPGARIAVYKACGEEGCASSDILAAFDEAIADNVDVLSVSLGAVGTAPNFYSDNTAVGAFRAVSKGIVVSASAGNSGPGDSTACNIAPWFLTVGASTLNRQFPGDVVLGNGQTFTGTTLYAGEPLGATKIPLVYGGDAGSKVCEEGKLNATKVAGKIVLCESGVNARAAKPYAVKLAGGAGAILASTKSFGEQSITSPHVHPATAVSFVDAEKIFKYIRAQTSPTATIVFRGTVVGPTPPSPRMASFSSRGPNFRAPEIFKPDVTAPGVDILAAWTGANSPTELESDTRRVKYNIISGTSMSCPHVSGIAALLRQARPEWSPAAIKSALMTTAYNVDSSGGVIGDMSTSDASTPFARGAGHIDPNSAVNPGLVYDAGTEDYINFLCALGYTAKQVAVFGSSISCSKRAGSSVGDHNYPAFSVVFASNKVAVVTQRRVVRNVGSDAAAAYTAKITAPDGVRVTVSPETLQFSPTEKTQEYVLTFAQRTTSSVTEKYTFGSIEWSDGEHSVTSPIAVTWPTSKVAEM, translated from the coding sequence ATGGACCTCCTCAGGCCGCTCGCGCTCGCGGCGCTGTGCGTCGTACtgctcgccgccgtcgccggcgccGCGGCGACGGCCACGGATGTGGAGGCCCAGTCCTCCTACATCGTGCACGTCGCGGAAGCGCACGCGCCGCGGCTGCCACGCCGCGGCCTGCTGACAACCCGCGGGTACGGCTCGTTCCTGCGGGACCGCATCCCCGTCGAGATGTCCAGCCCGGCGCCGAGCGTGCTCTACTCCTACGAGCACGCCGCCACGGGCTTCGCGGCGCGGCTCACGGAGCGCCAGGCCGCGCAGCTGGCGTCGTCGGGCTCGGTGCACGCCGTCGTGCCCGACACGATGCAGGAGCTGCACACCACCCTCACCCCGTCCTTCCTCGGCCTCTCGCCGTCCTCCGGGCTGCTCAAGGCATCCAACGGGGCCACGGACGTCGTCATCGGGGTCATCGACACCGGCGTCTACCCGGAAGGCCGCCCGTCCTTCGCCGCCGACCCGTCGCTGCCGCCCCCACCGAGCAAGTTCCGCGGCGGGTGCGTCTCGGGTCCGTCGTTCAACGGCTCCGCGCTCTGCAACAACAAGCTCGTCGGCGCCAAGTTCTTCCAGCGGGGGCAGGAGGCTCTACGCGGCCGTGCGCTCGGCGCGGACTCCAAGTCGCCGCTAGACTCCAACGGCCATGGCACCCACACCTCCTCCACCGCCGGTGGCTCTGCTGTCGCGGGCGCCGGCTTCTTCGACTATGCCAGAGGAAAAGCCGTCGGCATGGCCCCGGGCGCGCGCATTGCCGTCTATAAAGCGTGCGGGGAGGAAGGGTGCGCGAGCTCTGACATCCTCGCCGCGTTTGATGAGGCCATCGCGGACAATGTCGACGTTCTCTCTGTCTCCCTCGGCGCCGTCGGCACGGCCCCGAACTTTTATAGCGATAACACCGCCGTGGGCGCGTTCCGCGCCGTCAGCAAGGGCATCGTCGTCTCCGCCTCCGCGGGAAACTCCGGCCCCGGAGATTCCACCGCATGCAACATAGCGCCATGGTTCTTGACGGTCGGCGCGTCCACACTCAACCGCCAATTCCCAGGCGATGTCGTTCTCGGCAACGGCCAGACCTTCACGGGCACTACTCTCTATGCCGGCGAGCCGCTCGGCGCGACCAAGATACCGCTGGTCTACGGAGGGGACGCGGGCTCCAAAGTGTGCGAGGAGGGAAAGCTGAACGCTACCAAGGTCGCGGGGAAGATTGTTCTATGTGAATCGGGTGTAAATGCCCGAGCAGCGAAACCATATGCCGTCAAGCTCGCCGGTGGCGCCGGAGCGATCCTCGCGAGCACAAAATCATTCGGCGAGCAGTCCATCACCAGCCCGCATGTCCACCCCGCCACGGCTGTGTCATTTGTCGACGCCGAGAAGATCTTCAAGTACATACGCGCGCAAACATCCCCTACCGCGACGATCGTCTTCCGCGGCACCGTGGTCGGCCCGACGCCTCCATCCCCTAGAATGGCGTCCTTCTCGAGCCGCGGGCCAAACTTCCGCGCGCCGGAGATCTTCAAGCCGGACGTGACCGCGCCCGGCGTGGACATCCTCGCCGCTTGGACAGGCGCCAACTCACCCACGGAGCTCGAGAGCGACACGAGGCGGGTGAAGTACAACATCATATCGGGCACGTCCATGTCATGCCCACACGTGAGCGGCATCGCCGCGCTGCTCCGGCAGGCGAGGCCAGAGTGGAGCCCGGCGGCCATCAAGTCCGCGCTGATGACCACCGCGTACAACGTGGACAGCTCCGGCGGCGTGATCGGTGACATGTCCACCAGCGACGCGTCCACGCCGTTCGCGCGAGGGGCCGGGCACATCGACCCCAACAGCGCCGTGAACCCAGGCCTCGTCTACGACGCCGGCACGGAGGACTACATCAACTTCCTGTGCGCGCTGGGCTACACCGCCAAGCAGGTCGCCGTCTTCGGCTCGTCCATCAGCTGTTCGAAGCGCGCGGGCTCCTCGGTCGGCGACCACAACTACCCCGCCTTCTCGGTGGTGTTCGCCTCGAACAAAGTGGCGGTCGTCACGCAGCGCCGTGTCGTGCGCAACGTCGGCAGCGACGCCGCGGCTGCGTACACGGCGAAGATCACCGCCCCGGACGGCGTTCGCGTCACGGTGAGCCCCGAGACGCTGCAGTTCAGCCCGACGGAGAAAACACAGGAGTACGTGCTCACCTTTGCGCAACGAACCACCAGTAGCGTCACGGAGAAGTACACGTTCGGGTCGATCGAGTGGAGCGACGGCGAGCACTCGGTGACGAGCCCTATCGCCGTCACTTGGCCGACGAGCAAGGTTGCAGAGATGTGA